The Diadema setosum chromosome 4, eeDiaSeto1, whole genome shotgun sequence genome window below encodes:
- the LOC140227310 gene encoding LOW QUALITY PROTEIN: uncharacterized protein (The sequence of the model RefSeq protein was modified relative to this genomic sequence to represent the inferred CDS: inserted 1 base in 1 codon): MIPTIYNCIDNFGTVQINLKSMLKMSFLIKPLVAKVIPSPRIASERCCKASLRNRSSTISQLRETISASNSASQLKHEIATAHHQGKLDDLLPATIRIPDGDLVEVRCMLGLSWKKTRTLKKWLKERKVHTQAEKNVRAIETQIVGNNLSAEWMPLQFTDEDTKEIVIKKTPMVAVKHLELKAFQQLDEYERQNLLTFEKTSGEVWLKLGGDKGGSTFKLMMQIGNVSRPNSLRNTIVVAIFKATDNTYNLSLVLQKFSIEVDKLAAKTWRGRPIRIFHFGDYEYLTRMYGLTGPNGRHPCLYCEISKREMATPLAQRGPSPLRSLPNLHEQLKKFEETRQAKAKDYMNVIRPPXLNIPIDQVCPPGLHITLGLFLKHFQSLEKSCEALDRVAASHLARREQPTEQQLSKSMAALVQREKMLRVLKEMEAERTDLAEQLACFLLLYPEETTSQPVALLQEAVREKDTQIKKANDDLMKLPKEKSGSGEITASLDEALHGMTIHRQAYYGRMFVGNHAHKCLQPSNVKKLTQKIVETTARVCPGATEVLGEAERVAKGYETLLHLYSRCHTRMNTSSFLNQEEIDELENDIQAYTAFFRANFPNESIPPKLHLLEDHVVSWLRKWGASPGMMGEQGGESVHAQLNNIERDLRGFSNDLDILLRSVKGQWLACNPVAYAKNN, from the exons ATGATCCCAACAATCTATAATTGCATTGATAATTTTGGCACAGTACAGATAAatctaaaatcaatgttaaaaatgtcCTTTCTCATAAAGCCTTTGGTGGCCAAAGTAATCCCCAGTCCACGGATTGCCAGTGAACGCTGCTGCAAGGCAAGTTTGAGAAATAGGAGCAGCACAATATCACAATTGAGAGAGACCATCTCTGCCAGTAACTCGGCGAGTCAGCTAAAGCATGAGATTGCCACAGCTCATCATCAGGGCAAACTGGACGACCTGCTTCCGGCCACCATCAGAATCCCGGACGGGGATCTCGTTGAAGTCAGGTGCATGCTGGGCCTAAGTTGGAAAAAGACAAGAACATTGAAGAA GTGgctgaaagagagaaaagtccACACTCAGGCCGAAAAAAATGTTCGAGCAATTGAAACACAAATAGTGGGCAACAATCTGTCAGCAGAGTGGATGCCACTTCAGTTCACAGATGAAGACACTAAAGAGATTGTCATCAAGAAGACTCCAATGGTTGCAGTCAAACATCTGGAGCTTAAAGCATTCCAGCAGCTGGATGAGTACGAAAG ACAAAACCTCCTGACATTTGAAAAGACATCAGGGGAAGTGTGGCTTAAGTTGGGAGGAGACAAGGGAGGCTCGACCTTCAAACTGATGATGCAAATCGGTAATGTGAGCCGGCCTAACAGCCTAAGAAATACAATTGTTGTTGCAATATTCAAAGCAACAGACAATACGTACAACCTCAGTCTCGTCCTCCAGAAGTTCTCCATCGAAGTGGACAAACTGGCTGCCAAGACTTGGAG AGGCAGACCAATCCGGATATTCCATTTCGGGGATTATGAGTACTTAACACGGATGTATGGACTCACTGGGCCAAATG GACGCCATCCTTGCCTCTACTGCGAGATATCAAAGAGGGAAATGGCCACCCCACTGGCACAGAGAGGACCAAGTCCATTGCGATCTCTCCCCAACCTCCATGAACAACTCAAGAAGTTTGAAGAAACACGACAGGCCAAGGCAAAGGACTACATGAATGTCATCAGGCCCC TTCTAAACATCCCAATAGACCAG GTTTGCCCCCCTGGCTTGCACATTACGCTGGGACTGTTCCTGAAACACTTTCAGAGTTTGGAAAAGTCATGTGAAGCATTGGACAGGGTAGCTGCAAGTCACCTTGCCAGGAGAGAACAACCAACTGAACAGCAGCTCTCAAAGAGTATGGCAGCTCTTGTGCAGAGAGAGAAGATGCTGAGAGTTCTTAAGGAGATGGAGGCAGAGAGAACTGACCTAGCAGAGCAGCTGGCATGCTTCCTTCTGCTTTATCCCGAGGAGACAACCAGCCAGCCGGTAGCACTTCTGCAAGAAGCTGTTCGAGAAAAGGATACACAGATAAAGAAGGCG AATGACGACTTGATGAagctgccaaaagaaaaaagtgggtCAGGAGAAATTACTGCCAGCCTTGACGAAGCACTTCATGGAATGACGATTCACCGGCAGGCGTATTATGGAAGAATGTTCGTTGGAAACCATGCACACAAATGCCTTCAG CCCAGCAACGTCAAAAAACTGACCCAGAAAATCGTTGAAACGACAGCACGAGTATGTCCAGGAGCTACAGAGGTGTTAGGCGAAGCAGAAAGAGTAGCCAAGGGGTATGAAACTCTTCTCCATCTCTACAGCCGCTGCCACACCAGAATGAACACAAGCAGTTTCCTGAACCAAGAGGAAATAGATGAACTAg AGAATGACATCCAAGCATATACTGCCTTCTTCCGGGCCAACTTCCCAAACGAATCCATACCACCAAAGCTCCACTTACTTGAGGACCATGTTGTCTCCTGGCTGCGCAAATGGGGGGCATCTCCTGGGATGATGGGGGAGCAGGGCGGAGAGAGTGTCCATGCACAGCTCAACAACATCGAGCGTGACCTCCGCGGCTTCTCCAACGACCTCGACATCTTGCTCAGGAGCGTCAAGGGGCAGTGGCTGGCATGCAATCCTGTGGCCTATGCAAAGAATAATTAG